The window AACAGGCAAGCTGCCATCAACCCTGCTTGCTCTGCACCTGAATCCATCTGAGTCAttccctgagctgccccaggaggaGCTCCAAAGCCGAACCTCACCTGTGCTGTCATCTCATTGCAGGAGTTCCACACTgctgtctccttatcacaacAGTTTCGCACTTTCCTGGTGTTTGTCGtgggcatctcctcagagcactgactctttcttcttcacaaagcagccaagtGACCCCAGGTCCCtcctcacccagccaccccactcttttagagcacttttcttctcattccttacagctgtggcctggtaaagtcaggcctgttccctGCTGAGATAAACCAGACATAGATTGAGCTGCTTGGACTCACAATCCTAGCAGACTGTAAATACAGGCAGTCCATTTGAGGATGAAGATCCAGATGCTGTAAGGAGCAGAACTCAGGTCCCAGAAGCACTTATGGAGAGAAAGATTATCCTGGCCAGCACTCAGACCTAAAAGGAGTTATCCAACAAGAACATACCTCTTCAAGGGGAATATCTCGGTCGCCCATGTGGACTTTGTTATCTGTCCTCTGAGCCACAAACACATGTTTGATGCTTGGACAGTTCTTCACAGCTTCATCCACAGTTGCCTTCAGCTCTATGGTTCGGCCTCCCCTGACTCCCTGGTTGTATGTGATAACTGCTTTGCATCCAGCTAAAAAGAGAAGGGGTTAGCAGACATGCCAGCCTGTCCTCCAGGCTGTATGCACACCCAACTTGCAATGCTTTGGGGGTGGTGTATAGGACAGCACGTGTGACAAACACTCAGAACTGCTGTCAGTCACAACCAGTCAGTGTCACTGATGAAAGCACTTTAAAACCTGAGACACACAGAGATTTCCCAACATCCAGCCTCAGTGCAGTTTAaaccatccatccctgccttgcAAAGCTGGCGTGCAGAACAGcttcttcccagctccctgggtgAGGGATAACTAAAACATGCACTTGCTCTCTGCAGATCAACTCcactggaaagaagaaaagaacatgACAATTTCTGTAAAGCCCATTCCCTCACACTAGCCACGAAGAAACTGATGTGACTGCTAGGATGTGAGCCACTGGCTATTTCCCTCCTCTGTTGCTATTTTTAGCATCACTTTTTACCTCATCACAATCTACAAGTACTTTGGGGCTGAGAACAGCTCAGTCTGCTGGTAGAAGGGCtcacagagcaggggcaggcTGCCAACACTTCCAGCACTGTACATAAATCACAGGATCCCAGTTGAGAATGCAGAATTAGTTCTGTCCAAGAGTATCAAAGAAACACTGCAATTATACTGCAAAACAACAAATCAGGCCCTATCCCTAAGCTCTGGTTCTCCTGCCAGTTTCACTGCTGTCAAGCAATAACCCAGAGTACACTGAATGTTAAGAGTTTATTAAGTATTCTAAGGCCAGAGGACACTGCACGTGTCGCTCAGGACAAGGCTCCTCACTGCACTCTGCAGGGGAGGGTGAACTGCCCTGCCAGGCGAGAATGAACCAAGGAAACTCCTTCTGCCAAgaaagcacagggctgggacgTGCCTTGGAGCACTGAGACAGAGTGTTTGTTGCCCAGGCTGCATCTACTCACAGTCCATGATTCTCCCAGCCAAGGACTCGGCGCTGAATCCAGCGAAGACCACGGTGTGAACAGCACCGATCCTGG of the Camarhynchus parvulus chromosome 3, STF_HiC, whole genome shotgun sequence genome contains:
- the LOC115902814 gene encoding acetyl-coenzyme A synthetase 2-like, mitochondrial, with protein sequence MTAFLLCHRELQDLTCRLANTLKKYGIQKGDRVAIYMSVSPLSVAAMLACARIGAVHTVVFAGFSAESLAGRIMDSGCKAVITYNQGVRGGRTIELKATVDEAVKNCPSIKHVFVAQRTDNKVHMGDRDIPLEEVCSCWITPFRSECWPG